One Saccharopolyspora erythraea NRRL 2338 genomic region harbors:
- the ilvD gene encoding dihydroxy-acid dehydratase yields MPQLRSRTTTHGRNAAGARSLWRATGMTDDDFGKPIVAIANSYTQFVPGHVHLRDLGDVVAETIREAGGVPREFHTIAVDDGIAMGHGGMLYSLPSRELIADSVEYMVNAHQADALVCISNCDKITPGMLNAAMRLNVPTVFVSGGPMEAGKAVVVEGVAQAPTDLITTIAASANAAVDDEGLSEVERSACPTCGSCSGMFTANSMNCLTEALGLALPGNGSTLATHAARRALFQEAGRTVVRIAKRWYQEDDESVLPRSVASKEAFENAMALDMAMGGSTNTVLHTLAAAREGEIDFTLQDIEDISRRVPCLSKVSPNSDYHMEDVHRAGGITAILGELDRAGMLHRDVPSVHSANLTEWLERWDIRGASPSPEAVELFHAAPGGVRTTKAFSTDNRWSSLDTDAEGGCIRDVAHAYTADGGLAVLRGNLAEDGAVVKTAGVEEELWSFQGPARVLESQEQAVSAILNREIQPGEVLVIRYEGPAGGPGMQEMLHPTAFLKGSGLGKKCALITDGRFSGGSSGLSIGHISPEAANGGTIGLVENGDQIRIDVRERRLELLVDEQVLAERRAKMEASEHPWQPVGRERPVTAALRAYARLATSASYGAVRDVSK; encoded by the coding sequence ATGCCCCAGCTGCGTTCTCGCACCACCACCCACGGCCGGAATGCCGCAGGCGCCCGGTCGCTGTGGCGGGCCACCGGGATGACCGACGACGACTTCGGCAAGCCCATCGTGGCGATCGCCAACTCCTACACCCAGTTCGTCCCCGGGCACGTCCACCTCAGGGACCTCGGCGACGTCGTGGCGGAGACGATCCGCGAGGCGGGCGGTGTGCCGCGCGAGTTCCACACCATCGCCGTGGACGACGGCATCGCCATGGGCCACGGCGGCATGCTCTACTCGCTGCCGTCGCGCGAGCTGATCGCCGACTCCGTCGAGTACATGGTCAACGCCCACCAGGCCGACGCGCTGGTCTGCATCTCCAACTGCGACAAGATCACCCCGGGGATGCTCAACGCCGCGATGCGGCTCAACGTCCCGACGGTGTTCGTCTCCGGCGGTCCGATGGAGGCCGGCAAGGCCGTCGTGGTCGAAGGCGTCGCCCAAGCCCCGACCGACCTGATCACCACCATCGCGGCCTCGGCCAACGCCGCGGTCGACGACGAGGGGCTCAGCGAGGTCGAGCGTTCGGCGTGCCCGACCTGCGGATCGTGCTCGGGCATGTTCACCGCCAACTCGATGAACTGCCTCACCGAGGCGCTGGGACTGGCGCTGCCGGGCAACGGCTCGACGCTGGCGACCCACGCCGCGCGCCGCGCCCTGTTCCAGGAGGCCGGGCGCACCGTCGTGCGCATCGCCAAGCGCTGGTACCAGGAGGACGACGAGTCGGTGCTGCCGCGGTCGGTCGCGAGCAAGGAGGCGTTCGAGAACGCCATGGCGCTGGACATGGCCATGGGCGGATCGACGAACACGGTGCTGCACACGCTCGCCGCCGCGCGCGAGGGCGAGATCGACTTCACGCTGCAGGACATCGAGGACATCAGCAGGCGGGTGCCCTGCCTGTCGAAGGTCAGCCCGAACTCCGACTACCACATGGAGGACGTGCACCGCGCCGGCGGGATCACCGCCATCCTCGGCGAGCTGGACCGCGCGGGCATGCTGCACCGCGACGTCCCCTCGGTGCACAGCGCGAACCTGACCGAGTGGCTGGAGCGCTGGGACATCCGCGGCGCGTCGCCGTCGCCGGAGGCGGTCGAGCTGTTCCACGCCGCGCCGGGCGGGGTGCGCACCACGAAGGCGTTCTCGACCGACAACCGCTGGTCCTCTTTGGACACCGACGCCGAGGGCGGCTGCATCCGCGACGTCGCGCACGCCTACACCGCCGACGGCGGTCTGGCGGTGCTGCGCGGCAACCTCGCCGAGGACGGCGCGGTGGTCAAGACCGCCGGGGTCGAGGAGGAGCTGTGGTCCTTCCAGGGCCCCGCCCGCGTGCTGGAGAGCCAGGAGCAGGCGGTCTCGGCGATCCTCAACCGCGAGATCCAGCCCGGTGAGGTGCTGGTGATCCGCTACGAGGGTCCGGCGGGCGGCCCGGGCATGCAGGAGATGCTGCACCCGACCGCGTTCCTCAAGGGTTCCGGCCTGGGCAAGAAGTGCGCGCTGATCACCGACGGCCGGTTCTCGGGCGGGTCGTCGGGCCTGTCGATCGGGCACATCTCGCCGGAGGCGGCCAACGGCGGCACGATCGGCCTGGTGGAGAACGGCGACCAGATCCGCATCGACGTCCGCGAGCGCAGGCTGGAGCTGCTGGTGGACGAGCAGGTCCTGGCCGAGCGGCGGGCGAAGATGGAGGCGAGCGAGCACCCGTGGCAGCCGGTCGGCCGCGAGCGTCCGGTGACCGCCGCGCTGCGCGCGTACGCGCGGCTGGCGACCTCGGCCTCCTACGGCGCCGTCCGCGACGTCAGCAAGTGA
- a CDS encoding DoxX family protein: MRIHDDRPGGAGGYPDDRTQGMNAPAGAASQGPAGTQGLGVQGYNYYDDDDGYSEAEATSVGGGSDDYYDDLGNERKPLRWHAGADLGLLVMRLVLGGIFAAHGAQKLFGALGGPGPEGFAQALTGMGFQQAATLSLVTGGTELGAGALLVLGLFTPLAAAGIVGVMANAVALKFGSGFFASGGGVEFEVTLGAMALGLMFTGPGRVALDYGRVWFRRPLIFGFISLVIAAGASAAVLLLLR; the protein is encoded by the coding sequence GTGAGGATCCACGACGATCGCCCCGGTGGCGCGGGCGGCTACCCCGACGATCGCACTCAAGGCATGAACGCCCCGGCCGGGGCCGCCTCCCAGGGTCCCGCGGGAACCCAGGGACTCGGCGTCCAAGGCTACAACTACTACGACGACGATGACGGCTACAGCGAGGCCGAAGCGACGTCGGTGGGCGGCGGCTCCGACGACTACTACGACGACCTCGGCAACGAGCGCAAGCCGTTGCGCTGGCACGCCGGCGCGGACCTGGGCCTGCTCGTCATGCGGCTGGTGCTGGGCGGCATCTTCGCCGCCCACGGCGCGCAGAAGCTCTTCGGCGCTCTCGGCGGCCCCGGACCCGAGGGGTTCGCGCAGGCGCTGACCGGGATGGGCTTCCAGCAGGCGGCCACGCTGTCGCTGGTGACCGGCGGCACCGAGCTCGGCGCGGGCGCGCTGCTGGTGCTCGGGCTGTTCACCCCGCTGGCCGCGGCCGGGATCGTCGGCGTCATGGCCAACGCGGTGGCGCTGAAGTTCGGCTCCGGTTTCTTCGCCAGCGGAGGCGGGGTCGAGTTCGAGGTCACCCTCGGCGCGATGGCACTGGGCCTGATGTTCACCGGCCCGGGACGGGTGGCGCTGGACTACGGGCGCGTGTGGTTCCGCCGCCCGCTCATCTTCGGCTTCATCAGCCTGGTCATCGCGGCGGGCGCGTCGGCGGCCGTCCTGTTGCTGCTGCGCTGA
- a CDS encoding alpha/beta fold hydrolase: protein MADHVEFGIGAADDPLRAWHTGLAADQPALLLCPGLGAIPGIREGLLRPVPLAHAMGWNHRGGFGTPIERHVDDGLAVLDALDVKTCTLAAFSAETGVAAEFARRYPDRVRGLLLVGGIPGSSVDSLAAALGVPEFLRRLAALAGTSSLRMSAPLLESVLPRIPTSELSTILLQHSGFMLPGGETAAVTEAVRGFLGREWRWYLPLLADSAREWSLEGLDCPVTVLAGRYDVLSDLRALGRAVAPLPQARLRVLDTSHFVPFEAPDALHDELALLLHRVQTVECARLGIDPPAPRRGRIRWKVPEVGTPRRPIPYPR from the coding sequence ATGGCCGACCACGTGGAATTCGGCATCGGTGCGGCTGACGACCCGCTGCGCGCGTGGCACACCGGACTCGCCGCCGACCAGCCGGCGCTGCTGCTGTGTCCCGGACTCGGCGCGATTCCGGGAATCCGCGAGGGCCTGCTGCGCCCCGTTCCCCTCGCCCACGCCATGGGATGGAACCACCGCGGCGGATTCGGCACACCGATCGAACGCCACGTCGACGACGGTCTCGCAGTGCTGGACGCCCTGGACGTCAAGACCTGCACGCTCGCGGCCTTCTCCGCCGAGACGGGCGTGGCCGCGGAGTTCGCGCGGCGCTACCCCGACCGCGTGCGCGGCCTGCTGCTCGTCGGTGGAATTCCCGGCAGCAGCGTCGATTCCCTCGCCGCGGCGCTCGGGGTGCCGGAGTTCCTGCGACGGCTCGCCGCGCTCGCCGGCACCAGCTCGCTGCGGATGTCGGCGCCACTGCTGGAATCCGTGCTGCCCCGCATCCCGACGTCGGAGCTGTCCACGATCCTGTTGCAGCACAGCGGTTTCATGCTGCCCGGCGGCGAGACCGCCGCGGTGACGGAGGCGGTGCGCGGATTCCTCGGCCGGGAGTGGCGCTGGTACCTGCCGCTGCTGGCGGACTCGGCGCGGGAGTGGTCGCTGGAGGGCCTGGACTGCCCGGTGACCGTGCTCGCAGGGCGCTACGACGTGCTGTCGGACCTGCGCGCGCTGGGCCGCGCGGTCGCGCCGCTGCCGCAGGCCCGGCTGCGGGTGCTGGACACCTCGCACTTCGTACCGTTCGAGGCACCGGACGCGCTGCACGACGAGCTCGCGCTGCTGCTGCACCGCGTGCAGACCGTCGAGTGCGCGCGGCTGGGCATCGACCCACCCGCCCCGCGCCGCGGGCGGATCCGCTGGAAGGTCCCCGAAGTCGGCACCCCGCGCCGCCCGATCCCCTACCCCCGCTGA
- a CDS encoding PQQ-dependent sugar dehydrogenase: MGAVAAVGALLAGCAQFPDEHTGAWKEQPSLEPQTGPQPSIEGEEPPAESVPPQQQQQPQANGCHDPDPAVVATCLDPIGAVVVLPDGQSALVGERATGRVLRVQRGAPPVELARIPVNTAGGGGLTGLALSPTYHEDELFYAYVTTGGDNQVVRVAPGDRPKPVLTGIPRGGSGNGGALIDDGRGALLVATGNAGNPANAANPTSLAGKVLRIDGFGKPAPGNPDPASPVLASGLSAPGGLCAAAQTGTYWVTDRGGPQDALYQIRPGQPLGSPAWTWPDRPGVAGCVASPAIVVVALSDARAMFSLNPTPEGAFTGQPTKVLENTYGRFSSTALGPDGLLWAGTANKAGGQPEPSDDRVVRIEPPTGGTAGKD; this comes from the coding sequence GTGGGCGCGGTCGCGGCGGTCGGCGCCCTGCTGGCCGGCTGCGCGCAGTTCCCGGACGAGCACACCGGCGCGTGGAAGGAACAGCCGTCGTTGGAGCCGCAGACCGGTCCGCAGCCGTCCATCGAGGGCGAGGAACCGCCCGCCGAGAGCGTGCCTCCGCAGCAGCAGCAGCAACCGCAGGCCAACGGCTGCCACGATCCCGACCCGGCCGTGGTGGCGACCTGCCTCGACCCGATCGGCGCGGTCGTCGTCCTCCCGGACGGCCAGAGCGCGCTGGTCGGTGAGCGCGCCACCGGCCGCGTGCTGCGCGTGCAGCGCGGCGCGCCACCGGTCGAGCTGGCGCGGATCCCGGTCAACACCGCAGGCGGTGGCGGGCTCACCGGCCTGGCGCTCTCCCCCACCTACCACGAGGACGAGCTCTTCTACGCCTACGTGACCACCGGCGGCGACAACCAGGTCGTGCGGGTCGCACCGGGCGACCGCCCGAAGCCGGTGCTCACCGGCATACCCCGCGGCGGCAGCGGCAACGGGGGTGCCCTGATCGATGACGGCAGGGGCGCGCTGCTGGTGGCGACCGGCAACGCGGGCAACCCGGCCAACGCGGCCAACCCGACCTCGCTCGCCGGGAAGGTCCTGCGCATCGACGGCTTCGGCAAGCCGGCACCGGGCAACCCCGACCCGGCCTCCCCGGTGCTGGCCTCGGGTCTGTCCGCGCCCGGCGGGCTGTGCGCCGCGGCCCAGACCGGCACGTACTGGGTGACCGACCGCGGCGGCCCGCAGGACGCGCTGTACCAGATCAGGCCCGGCCAGCCGCTCGGCTCGCCGGCCTGGACGTGGCCGGACCGCCCCGGCGTGGCGGGTTGCGTCGCCTCGCCGGCGATCGTGGTCGTGGCGCTCAGCGACGCCAGGGCGATGTTCAGCCTCAACCCGACGCCGGAGGGCGCGTTCACCGGTCAGCCGACGAAGGTCCTGGAGAACACCTACGGCCGGTTCTCGTCGACCGCTCTCGGCCCGGACGGCCTGCTCTGGGCGGGCACCGCGAACAAGGCGGGCGGTCAGCCCGAGCCGAGCGACGACCGGGTGGTGCGCATCGAACCGCCGACCGGTGGCACCGCGGGCAAGGACTGA
- a CDS encoding potassium/proton antiporter: MSLHELYLALLAGGVVLLASIVATRFASRAGLPSLLVFLALGVLIGEDVLGVQFDDALLAQNLGTAALAMILVEGGLTTRWPDVRRLVAPAAALATVGVVLSVAVTALGAHLLLGFDLQLSLLLGAIVASTDAAAVFSVLRTLPLPRRIRGLLEAESGFNDAPTVLLVLLFSTVPLRFDGLAVAAGIVYQLAVGAAVGLVIGRLGAMTLHRIALPASGLYPLATFGLGIVAFAAGGAVHASGFLAAYLAGVVLANAGLPHRSATRSFAEGVGWLAQIGLFVLLGLLVTPSELPAAVLPALGIGLVLLLLARPLSVMGSVAGFRIPWREQAFLSWAGLRGAVPIVLATFPIVQGVPGSARLLDIVFVLVVIFTLVQGPSLHVLARALGLVRADTAREVHVESAPLDVLDAEMLTLAIPEKSGLHYVSVLELRLPGPSMITLVIREGRTFVPQPHTKLLGGDTLIIVTTSAHREDTERRLRAISRRGKLARWFGEHGEPD; this comes from the coding sequence ATGAGCCTTCACGAGCTGTACCTCGCACTGCTCGCCGGCGGCGTGGTGCTGCTGGCGAGCATCGTCGCGACCCGCTTCGCCTCCCGCGCGGGCCTGCCCAGCCTGCTGGTCTTCCTCGCCCTGGGCGTCCTCATCGGCGAGGACGTGCTGGGCGTGCAGTTCGACGACGCGCTGCTCGCGCAGAACCTCGGCACCGCGGCGCTGGCGATGATCCTGGTCGAGGGCGGGCTGACGACCAGGTGGCCGGACGTGCGCAGGCTCGTCGCCCCGGCCGCCGCGCTGGCCACGGTCGGCGTGGTGCTCAGCGTCGCGGTCACCGCGCTCGGCGCGCACCTGCTGCTCGGTTTCGACCTGCAGCTCTCGCTGCTGCTCGGCGCGATCGTGGCCTCCACCGACGCGGCCGCCGTTTTCTCGGTGCTGCGAACCCTGCCGTTGCCGCGACGCATCCGCGGGCTGCTCGAAGCAGAGTCCGGCTTCAACGACGCCCCGACCGTCCTGCTGGTGTTGCTGTTCAGCACCGTACCGCTGCGGTTCGACGGGCTGGCCGTCGCCGCGGGCATTGTCTACCAGCTGGCGGTGGGCGCCGCGGTCGGCCTGGTCATCGGCAGGCTCGGCGCGATGACGCTGCACCGGATCGCGCTGCCGGCCTCCGGACTCTACCCGCTGGCGACCTTCGGCCTGGGCATCGTCGCCTTCGCCGCCGGCGGCGCGGTGCACGCGAGCGGTTTCCTCGCCGCGTACCTCGCCGGTGTGGTGCTGGCCAACGCCGGTCTGCCGCACCGGTCGGCGACCCGCTCGTTCGCCGAGGGCGTGGGCTGGCTGGCCCAGATCGGGCTGTTCGTGCTGCTCGGCCTGCTGGTCACGCCGAGCGAGCTGCCCGCGGCCGTGCTGCCGGCCCTCGGCATCGGCCTGGTCCTGCTGCTGCTCGCACGGCCATTGTCGGTGATGGGAAGTGTCGCGGGCTTCCGGATCCCCTGGCGGGAACAGGCGTTCCTGTCGTGGGCCGGGCTGCGCGGCGCGGTGCCGATCGTGCTCGCGACCTTCCCGATCGTGCAGGGCGTGCCGGGCAGCGCCCGGCTGCTGGACATCGTCTTCGTGCTGGTCGTCATCTTCACCCTGGTGCAGGGGCCGAGCCTGCACGTGCTGGCCCGGGCGCTGGGCCTGGTGCGCGCCGACACCGCGCGGGAGGTCCACGTGGAGTCCGCGCCGCTGGACGTGCTCGACGCCGAGATGCTGACCCTGGCCATCCCGGAGAAGTCCGGGCTGCACTACGTCAGCGTGCTCGAGCTCCGGCTGCCAGGACCGAGCATGATCACGCTGGTCATCCGCGAGGGCCGCACCTTCGTGCCGCAGCCCCACACCAAGCTGCTCGGCGGCGACACCCTGATCATCGTCACCACTAGCGCGCACCGCGAGGACACCGAGCGGCGGCTGCGCGCGATCAGCCGCCGCGGCAAGCTCGCCCGCTGGTTCGGCGAGCACGGCGAGCCGGACTAG
- a CDS encoding TetR/AcrR family transcriptional regulator, with the protein MESIPSRRTQADRRARTRNALLEAAARGLSRYGYNNLRLERVAADAGYTRGALYHLFANKEELALAVVEWVERTWGEEVGSLGDGADPLDALIAIARGHVAYCRRDVARVMMTLHIEFAGQDHPVGRAVTEVGDSFAADTAKRIEAARAAGALPPGPPPRETALAYLGALHGLGIHLACGAPHDVELAERAVRGVLGLPPVAGGEAEPAEPLPRKEVR; encoded by the coding sequence GTGGAATCGATACCTTCTCGCCGGACGCAGGCGGACCGGCGCGCGCGGACCAGGAACGCCCTGCTGGAGGCGGCGGCCCGCGGGCTGTCCCGGTACGGCTACAACAACCTCAGGCTGGAACGCGTGGCCGCCGACGCCGGCTACACGCGCGGGGCCCTGTACCACCTGTTCGCCAACAAGGAAGAGCTGGCGCTGGCGGTGGTGGAGTGGGTCGAGCGGACCTGGGGCGAGGAGGTGGGCAGCCTCGGCGACGGCGCGGACCCGCTGGACGCGCTGATCGCGATCGCGCGGGGCCACGTCGCCTACTGCCGGCGCGACGTGGCCCGCGTGATGATGACGCTGCACATCGAGTTCGCCGGGCAGGACCACCCGGTCGGCCGGGCTGTCACCGAGGTCGGTGACAGCTTCGCGGCCGACACGGCCAAGCGCATCGAAGCCGCACGGGCCGCAGGCGCGCTCCCGCCGGGCCCGCCGCCCCGCGAGACGGCGCTGGCCTACCTCGGTGCGCTCCACGGGCTCGGCATCCACCTCGCCTGCGGAGCTCCCCACGACGTCGAGCTCGCCGAGCGAGCGGTTCGCGGCGTGCTCGGGCTGCCGCCCGTCGCGGGCGGGGAAGCCGAGCCGGCGGAGCCGTTGCCGCGCAAGGAGGTCCGGTGA
- a CDS encoding DUF2267 domain-containing protein, producing the protein MAAGYDDGMRYDEFLKQLKEKSGIESPEQVSTIVLEELGSRLEGQEPADLAGQLPPELKGPLTRHTGAAEKFGADEFFRRIAEREGRGGDPEIGQAHARAVLGTIAGFVSEGELEDVRSQLPAGFRELVAP; encoded by the coding sequence GTGGCCGCCGGGTACGACGACGGCATGCGCTACGACGAGTTTCTCAAGCAGCTGAAGGAAAAGAGCGGCATCGAATCCCCGGAGCAGGTCAGCACCATCGTGCTCGAGGAACTGGGAAGCCGCCTGGAAGGCCAGGAACCGGCCGACCTCGCAGGCCAGCTTCCCCCTGAGCTGAAGGGGCCCCTGACCAGGCACACCGGTGCGGCCGAGAAGTTCGGTGCCGACGAGTTCTTCCGGCGCATCGCCGAACGCGAAGGCCGCGGCGGCGACCCGGAGATCGGTCAGGCCCACGCCCGCGCCGTGCTGGGGACGATCGCCGGGTTCGTGTCCGAGGGCGAGCTGGAGGACGTGCGCTCGCAGCTACCGGCCGGCTTCCGCGAACTGGTCGCGCCGTGA
- the gatB gene encoding Asp-tRNA(Asn)/Glu-tRNA(Gln) amidotransferase subunit GatB, translating into MTAVAEIMDYDEVLARFDPVLGLEVHVELSTATKMFCGCANAFGAEPNTQVCPVCLGLPGALPVVNGKAVEAAIRIGLALNCQVAEWCRFARKNYFYPDMPKNFQTSQYDEPIVFDGHLDVVLDDGDTFRVEIERAHMEEDTGKSLHVGGATGRIHGAEHSLLDYNRAGVPLIEIVTKPIIGAGERAPEVARAYVTALRDLLRSLDVSDVRMDQGSLRCDANVSLMPKGSSEFGTRTETKNVNSLRSVERAVRYEMRRHAAVLASGGSIVQETRHFDESTASTSAGRPKETSEDYRYFPEPDLVPIAPSREWVEELSGTLPELPWERRKRVQEEWKLSDEELRDLVNAGALELVTETVDAGAPPAEARSWWVAYLTQQANTRGVELPELAITPKQVARVIELIAEGKLTNKLARQVVDGVLDGQGEPDEVVAAKGLEVVSDDSALQSAIDEALTAQPDVADKIRGGKVQAAGAIVGAVMKATKGQADAKRVRELVLAACGQ; encoded by the coding sequence GTGACCGCGGTAGCCGAGATCATGGATTACGACGAGGTGCTGGCCCGGTTCGACCCGGTGCTGGGCCTCGAGGTCCACGTGGAGCTGTCCACGGCGACCAAGATGTTCTGCGGCTGCGCCAACGCCTTCGGTGCCGAGCCCAACACGCAGGTGTGCCCGGTGTGCCTGGGCCTGCCGGGCGCGCTGCCGGTGGTCAACGGCAAGGCCGTCGAGGCGGCCATCCGAATCGGTCTGGCGCTGAACTGCCAGGTGGCGGAGTGGTGCAGGTTCGCGCGGAAGAACTACTTCTACCCGGACATGCCGAAGAACTTCCAGACCTCGCAGTACGACGAGCCGATCGTCTTCGACGGCCACCTCGACGTCGTGCTCGACGACGGCGACACCTTCCGGGTGGAGATCGAGCGGGCGCACATGGAGGAGGACACCGGCAAGTCGCTGCACGTCGGCGGCGCCACCGGCCGCATCCACGGCGCCGAGCACTCGCTGCTGGACTACAACCGCGCGGGCGTGCCGCTGATCGAGATCGTCACCAAGCCGATCATCGGTGCCGGTGAGCGCGCGCCGGAGGTCGCCCGCGCCTACGTCACGGCGCTGCGCGACCTGCTGCGCTCGCTGGACGTCTCCGACGTCCGGATGGACCAGGGCTCGCTGCGCTGCGACGCCAACGTGTCGCTGATGCCCAAGGGCTCCTCGGAGTTCGGCACCCGCACCGAGACCAAGAACGTCAACTCGCTGCGCAGCGTGGAGCGGGCGGTGCGCTACGAGATGCGCCGCCACGCCGCCGTGCTGGCCTCCGGCGGGTCGATCGTGCAGGAGACGCGGCACTTCGACGAGTCCACCGCGAGCACTTCGGCCGGTCGTCCCAAGGAGACCTCCGAGGACTACCGGTACTTCCCGGAGCCCGACCTGGTGCCGATCGCGCCGTCGCGCGAGTGGGTCGAGGAGCTGTCCGGGACGCTGCCCGAGCTGCCGTGGGAGCGGCGCAAGCGCGTGCAGGAGGAGTGGAAGCTCTCCGACGAGGAGCTGCGCGACCTGGTCAACGCCGGTGCGCTGGAGCTGGTCACCGAGACCGTCGACGCGGGCGCCCCGCCAGCCGAGGCGCGGTCCTGGTGGGTCGCGTACCTGACGCAGCAGGCCAACACCCGCGGCGTGGAGCTGCCGGAGCTGGCGATCACGCCGAAGCAGGTGGCCCGGGTGATCGAGCTGATCGCCGAGGGCAAGCTGACCAACAAGCTCGCCCGCCAGGTCGTCGACGGGGTCCTCGACGGCCAGGGCGAGCCGGACGAGGTCGTCGCGGCCAAGGGCCTGGAGGTCGTCTCCGACGACTCGGCGCTGCAGTCGGCGATCGACGAGGCGCTGACCGCTCAGCCGGACGTGGCCGACAAGATCCGCGGCGGCAAGGTGCAGGCCGCGGGCGCCATCGTGGGCGCCGTCATGAAGGCGACCAAGGGCCAGGCCGACGCCAAGCGCGTCCGCGAGCTGGTGCTCGCCGCCTGCGGTCAGTGA
- the gatA gene encoding Asp-tRNA(Asn)/Glu-tRNA(Gln) amidotransferase subunit GatA, whose amino-acid sequence MTTTGGRSELTGLTAAELAGRLSAGEVSSVEVTQAHLDRIAAVEPVVHAFLHVDSDGALAAARKADEDRAAGRAASPLAGVPLALKDVLATSDMPTTCGSKMLENWTPPYDATVTRRLREAGIVVLGKTNMDEFAMGSSTENSAYGPTRNPWNTDRIPGGSGGGSSASLAAFEAPLAIGTDTGGSIRQPGAVTGTVGVKPTYGGVSRYGLVAFSSSLDQPGPCARTVLDAALLHEAIAGHDPMDSTSIDQPVPQVVAAAREGASGDLKGVRVGVVREFSGDGYQPGVQRSFQAAVDQLAALGAEVVEVSCPHFDYALPAYYLIAPSEASSNLARFDAMRYGLRVGDDSTRSAEEVMSLTREAGFGPEVKRRIMLGTYALSSGYYDAYYGQAQKVRTLITRDFDAAFAQVDVLVSPTTPTTAFEIGARVDDPMAMYLADLCTIPANLAGNAAMSVPSGLSDEDGLPVGLQIMAPTLADDRLYRVGAAYETARDAAQGGPLIDRVPELEVA is encoded by the coding sequence ATGACCACGACCGGTGGTCGCTCGGAACTGACCGGACTGACCGCGGCCGAGCTTGCGGGCCGGCTGAGCGCGGGTGAGGTGTCGTCGGTCGAGGTGACGCAGGCGCACCTGGACCGCATCGCAGCCGTGGAGCCCGTCGTGCACGCGTTCCTGCACGTGGACTCCGATGGCGCGCTGGCCGCCGCCCGCAAGGCCGACGAGGACCGCGCGGCCGGGCGGGCCGCCTCGCCGCTGGCGGGCGTGCCGCTGGCGCTCAAGGACGTGCTCGCCACCAGCGACATGCCCACCACGTGCGGCTCGAAGATGCTGGAGAACTGGACGCCGCCCTACGACGCCACGGTGACCCGCAGGCTGCGCGAGGCCGGGATCGTCGTCCTCGGCAAGACCAACATGGACGAGTTCGCGATGGGCTCCTCCACCGAGAACTCGGCCTACGGCCCGACCCGCAACCCGTGGAACACCGACCGGATCCCCGGCGGCTCCGGCGGCGGGTCCTCGGCGTCGCTGGCCGCCTTCGAGGCGCCGCTGGCCATCGGCACCGACACCGGCGGCTCGATCCGCCAGCCCGGCGCGGTCACCGGCACGGTCGGCGTGAAGCCCACCTACGGCGGGGTGTCGCGCTACGGGCTGGTCGCGTTCTCGTCGTCGCTGGACCAGCCGGGGCCGTGCGCGCGGACGGTGCTCGACGCCGCTCTGCTGCACGAGGCCATCGCCGGGCACGACCCGATGGACTCCACCTCGATCGACCAGCCGGTGCCGCAGGTCGTGGCCGCGGCCCGGGAGGGCGCGAGCGGCGACCTCAAGGGCGTGCGGGTCGGCGTGGTCCGCGAGTTCTCCGGTGACGGCTACCAGCCGGGCGTGCAGCGGTCGTTCCAGGCCGCCGTCGACCAGCTCGCGGCGCTGGGCGCGGAGGTCGTCGAGGTCTCCTGCCCGCACTTCGACTACGCGCTGCCCGCCTACTACCTGATCGCGCCGAGCGAGGCGTCGTCGAACCTCGCCCGCTTCGACGCGATGCGCTACGGCCTGCGCGTGGGCGACGACAGCACCCGCAGCGCCGAGGAGGTCATGTCGCTGACCCGCGAGGCCGGTTTCGGCCCCGAGGTCAAGCGGCGCATCATGCTCGGCACCTACGCGCTGTCGTCGGGCTACTACGACGCCTACTACGGCCAGGCGCAGAAGGTCCGCACGCTGATCACCCGGGACTTCGACGCGGCCTTCGCCCAGGTCGACGTGCTGGTCTCGCCGACCACGCCGACCACGGCGTTCGAGATCGGCGCCCGGGTCGACGACCCGATGGCGATGTACCTGGCCGACCTGTGCACCATCCCGGCCAACCTGGCGGGCAACGCCGCCATGAGCGTCCCGAGTGGACTGTCCGATGAGGACGGCCTGCCGGTGGGCCTGCAGATCATGGCCCCGACGCTGGCCGACGACCGGCTCTACCGGGTCGGCGCGGCCTACGAGACCGCCCGCGACGCCGCGCAGGGCGGTCCGCTGATCGACCGTGTTCCGGAGTTGGAGGTAGCGTGA
- the gatC gene encoding Asp-tRNA(Asn)/Glu-tRNA(Gln) amidotransferase subunit GatC produces MSKISRDEVAHLAGLARLAVTEQELDTFAGQLDQILDAVAKVGQVAAEDIPPTSHAVPVTNVFREDVVRPGLSREQALSGAPAAEENRFRVPRILSEEA; encoded by the coding sequence GTGTCCAAGATCTCCCGCGACGAGGTCGCGCACCTCGCCGGCCTGGCCAGGCTGGCGGTCACCGAGCAGGAACTCGACACCTTCGCCGGGCAGCTCGACCAGATTCTGGACGCGGTGGCCAAGGTGGGGCAGGTCGCCGCGGAGGACATCCCGCCGACCTCGCACGCCGTGCCGGTGACCAATGTCTTCCGCGAGGACGTGGTGCGGCCCGGGCTGTCGCGCGAGCAGGCGCTCTCCGGCGCGCCCGCGGCGGAGGAGAACCGCTTCCGCGTCCCGCGGATTCTCAGCGAGGAGGCGTGA